Genomic window (Deinococcus yavapaiensis KR-236):
CGCCTCGGCCACGAGGTCGTGGTGAAAGCGGTCGTCTCGCAGCACCCCGGCGTCCTCCAAGACGCTCCACGCGCTCGCCACGTCGAGCACGGGCGCCGACAAGACGCTCGAGACGAGCTCCGGCGTGAAGTCGCGCTTCAACGCGGCGCACGCGCGCGCGACTTGCAACGCGACCTTCGGCAAGCGTCCGAGTCGGTCTCCCAGAAGTTGACCGAGCTTGGGAGGAACGCCGGACGCCGAGAAGTCGCTGCCTTGCCGCAAGGCGTTCGCGCCTTCGAGCACGAACAGCGGATGCCCGTGCGACGCGTCCGCCAACCCCTGCGCCACCTCCTCGGGCACGTCGAGCGCCGCGAGAAGCTCGCGCGTCTCCCGCGCGTCGAGGGGCGGCACGTGAATCCACGCTGCCTGCCCGTCCGTCACGAGCCGCTCGAAGATCGCTCGCGTCGCCGCCGGAAGGCCGTCTTCACGGTGCACGGCCACGAAGTGCGGCAACGTCCCGGGACGTCCCAGCGGAAAAGCCACGCCGATGAGGTCGAAGCCCACTTCGATGCTCGCTTGGTCCACGTACTGGATGTCGTCGAACAAGCACACGTCGACGTCGTGCAGACCGAGCGCGAACACGAAGCGGATGGTGTCCTGCAAGTTCGCCGCCGCGCTCGACGCGGGCGTCTCGCCCGGCGGCGCGAGTTCGGGCAGCAGGAAACTCAAAGTTCGCCGCGCGTCGAGCGGCAAAGGCGCTTCGATGCGCGTCAGGACGCGCCGCAGGTTGCGAACGGCGGCCGTGTACGGAACGAGCGCGTCGCCCGGGCGCCCTTCGAGCCACAGCACGCGTCCCTTGCTGGCGGTGAAGTGCTCGGCGAGCGCCGACTTGCCCATGCCAGGCTGACCGTACAAGATGATGAACTGCCCGCGCTGCCACGCCGCTTCCATGGCCGTCCACTCCCTCGAACGACCGACGAGCAGACGCGGACGCGGCGCGGCGTCCGCCGTGACGGCCGGAACGTTCGGCGTGACGTCTCCGCGCTCGACGAGCTTGGCGAGTTCCAGCGTCTCGGGCATCGGCTCGGTTCTCAGGGTGTCGTGCAGCATCGCGCGCAGACGCTCGTACTGCGCGCGCGCCTCCTCGACGTTGCCTTGCAGGTACGCCAGCCTCATCACACGGCGGTGCGCGCCTTCCGACAACGCGTCGAGATCGAGGACACGCCGCGCGAGTTCCTCGGCGCGGGCGAACTCACCGCTCGCCTCGTGCGCGTCGGCGGCCTGCGCCAAGAGACGGGCGCGCCGCGCGTCGAAGCGCTCGCGCTGCACCGCCAGCCAATCGGCGAGGTCGAGCTCCTCGAAGGTGACCCGTTCGAGCAGTTCCGCGTCGTACTCGACGTGAACCGGTTCGTGCACGTCCACCCGAACGTTCGGCGCGAGCGTCAGGGGATCGTTTTCCAGCACCAGCGAAGTCTTGAACGAGCTTTTCATGCGCCGCAAGAGTTGCACGAGGTTGTTTCTCGCCGCGGATTCCACTCGGTCGGGCCACAGCAACCCCGCGAGGCGCGAGCGCGTGACGTTGCTCTCCAGCGCGAGGTACGCGAGCACCGCGAGCGGCTTGCCGTCCAAATCCCGTTCCAGCCCGTCGGACGACGTCAGTCTCGGCGCCCCCACGAGTTGCAGGCGCCACGTTGGCGATGAGGTCATGACGCCTTCAAGCTAGCAGAATTCACCGTGAAGGCGCGCGAAAATCTCTTGCTTGCCAGGCAACATCTCACGATCACCAGCGAGTCGGTACCTTCCGAGCAGTTGAAGGTTCGACGAGGAGGAACCCAAATGATTCGAGTGCAAGCAGGAGACCGGCTGGACAATCCCGTGACAGGCGAACGTGGCGTCGTGATCGAAGCGCCGAGCGACACGAACGGCAGACGGCTGATCGTCGAGATTCTCGTGCGGCCCGGCGGGGCCGTGGCGGGCGCGCACGTTCACCCCGCCATCGACGAGACCTTCACGGTCTTGCGCGGCCACGTCGGCATGCTGATCGGCGACAAGAAGATGGTCGCGCCGCTCGGTGAGGCCGTCCACTGCCCGGCGGGTACCGTGCACGACTGGTGGAACGCGGGCGACGAGGACGCGGTCATCCGCGCCGAGATCACGCCGGGCGACCGCTTCCTGGAGATGGTCATCAACCTCTTCTCGCTCGCGCAGGACGGCAAGACGAACAAGAAGGGCATGCCGAACTTGCTGCAACTCGTGGTGTTCGGAGAGGAATTCCAAGACGTCGTCTCCTTCGTCGGCGGTCCGCCCAAACCCGTCTTGAAGCTCATGGGCGCCGTGCTCGGCCCGATCGCACGGTCGCTCGGCTACAAAGGCAGCTATCCCGAGTACGTCGAGCGCATTCGCCGCACCCCCCCGATCTCCGCGCACGATTGACCGTCCCGAGCGACCCGAAGGCCGAGCAGACGAACAGTCCTGCTCGGCCTTCGGGTCGCTCTCGGCGTACGAACGCGACGTCGGCTCTTGGCGCGTCACCGATGAGGCATGATGCGTCTTGATGCCAACCTCGCCGCCCGTCTTCGACGGTCACAACGATGTCGTTCAGCACCTCTTGGAGTACCGCGAGGGCGGACGGGACTTCCTGCTTCGCAACCCCGAAGGGCACCTCGACTTGCCCCGCGCCCGAGAAGGCGGCCTCATCGGCGGCTTGTTCGCGCTCATGGCCCTTCCGCCGCGTCCCCCAGAAGACGACTTGACGATCACTTCCAGCGGGTACGAGGTTCGGCTCGCGCCACCCCTCGATCCTGGAGGTGCCCGCGCGCAAGTGCTCGCACAACTCGCCGCCCTCGAACACCTCGAACGCCGCGCCGAGGGACAACTGCGCATCGTGCGCACGAGCGAGCAACTCGCCGCCCTCGACGCGGATGGCCCCCTCGGCATGGTGGTGCACCTCGAAGGAGCGGACGCGATCGACGCCGACTTCGCCTTGCTGTACGACCTGCACGCGCGAGGACTGCGGTCGCTGGGCTTGGTGTGGAGCCGCCCGAACCGCTTCGGGCACGGCGTTCCCTTCGCGTACCCTCGCTCGCCGGACACCGGGCCCGGCCTCACGCCCGACGGGAAGGCGCTCGTGCGGGCCTGCAACCGTCTGGGTGTGATGATCGACGTGTCGCACCTCAACGAGCGCGGCTTCTGGGACGTCGCGCGGCTGTCGGACGCTCCGCTCGTCGCGACGCACTCCAACGCGCACGCGGTGTGCCCCTCGACGCGCAACCTCACCGACGATCAGCTCGGCGCGGTGCGTGAATCGGAAGGCGTCGTGGGATTCAACTTCGCCGTGAACGACGTGCGTCCCGACGCGCACCTCGACCCGGACACCAACGTGGAGGTGCTGGTGCGCCACGTGGACTACCTGCTGTCGCGCCTTGGCGTGGATGGCGTGGCGCTCGGCTCGGACTTCGACGGCGCGGTGATGCCGCGCGCCGTCGCCGACGCGAGCCACCTGCCGACGCTGCTGAACGCCCTGAGGACGTTCGGGTACGACGAGGACACGCTCGGCAAGCTCGCGAGCGGCAACTGGCGGCGGGTGTTGCGGCGCACGTGGCGTGACGAAGCGTGAAACGAGCGAAGAGAAGCGTGGCCATCGCTGCTTCTCTTCGCTCGTTCGAGTCACTCCTTCTTGAATCCGCCTGCCGTGAACACCACGTCGGCGCACGAAGGCCCGAGGATCACACGTCGCGCTTCATCCGCGCCCCTCTAGCGTTCCACCCGCCGAGATCCGCCCACGCGTCTCCTGTCACTTCACCCCGCCGAGGTCGAACACGAGGCCGTGGCTGTTCGGTTCGCGCAGCACGAGCGACTTCAGCCCGACGCCTTGCGGCGCGACGAACACGAGCCGCACGCGGTACTCCTCGCCGGGCTTGAGGCTGCGGCCCGTCGCTTCCTCGGGACGGCTGCCCTTCGCGAGCAGCCAGTACTTGACGGGCTCGCCGTCCGCGTCCACGAGCTCCGGCCAGAATCGGCCGCTGCCCGGCGTGTCCTCGTCGGCCCCGGCGTTCTTGATCGTCAGCGTGGCGAGCACGAGGCGCTTGCCCGACGGCGCGTCGCGCCCGTTCATCGCCTCGCCCGAGAAGGTGACGTCCTCCAGCTTGACGTCGTAACGCCCGACGGGGTAGAAGACGTTCATCTTCGCGGGGCCGTCGGCGAGCGCCGTGGCGCCGCTCGCGTCCTTGGGGTCGGCGAACGGAACGGGCAACTTCTGCACGACGCCGCGCAAGTCGTAGCGCAGGACGGGGTCGGCGTCGCGCTGCACGATGAGCTTGGGAACCACGCCGCTGGCAGGCACGCGAATGACCGCCGTGACCTCGACTTTTTGCGCGGGCTTGATGCTGCCCGTGAACGGCGTGCTCGTCCCGGCGCGCACGAAGGTCTGCTCGTTGCTGAAGTTGACGTCGAGCGCGTCGACCGCCGTGAACGACAGGCCGTAGAGATCGGTGTCCTGCTTTTGAGGATTGTGCGCCGTGAAGCGCAGCACCAAGAGCTTCTCGTTGGCCTTCGGCACGATCGTGAGCGTGCCGAGCAACGCGCGCGTGGTCGTGTACGACGCGCTCACCAGCGTGATGTTGATCGGGTCGCGCTTGCCGATGGTGAAGGTCTGACCGATCTTGGCGTTTTGCCCGTCGAGTTGCGTCGTGCCCATCACGGCGGGCGCGGTGGCGGGCGGATTGGCGGCGAAGGCGGTGGTGGCGAGTGCGAGCGTCAAGGCGGGCAGGATGATTGGGACACGCATGGAATTCCTCCGGGCGACCTCGTCGGCCGCGATGACGAAACCTTAGCGATCCGAGCATGGCTGGCGAGTGTGGCGCGAGGAGGCGTCTCGCCTCGCGTCGTTCGGATCCTCGAAAGCGAGAAGCGCCGAGCGTCATCGCTCGGCGCTTCTCGCTTTCGAAATCACTTCACGGCGCTGAGGTCGAACACGAGGCCGTGGCTGTTCGGCTCGCGCAGCACGAGCGACTTCAGCCCGACGCCTTCCGGCGCGACGAACACGAGCCGCACGCGGTACTCCTCGCCGGGCTTCACGGCGCGGTTGATGGCTTCCTCGGGGCGGCTGCCCTTCGCGAGCAGCCAGAACTCGACGGGTTCGCCGTCCGCGTCGAGCAGTTCGGAGCGGAAGCTGTAGTGCGACGGGCTGTCGGCGTCCGCGCCGAGATTCTTCATGACGACCGTCGCGAGGACGTAGCGCTTGCCCGAGGGCGGCGTGCGGCCCAGCATGGCCTCGGTCGAGAACGCGACGCTTTCGAGCGTCATGTCGTAACGCCCGACCGGGTAGGTCTTGCCGAGCGCGCCGGGCGCGTCTCCGAGGGCCGTGGCGCCGCTCGTGTCCTTCGGATCGGTGAACGGGGCGGGCACGGCGGTCGCTTGACCGCGCAGGTCGTAGCGCAGCACGAGGCCGTCGCCGCGTTGCACGATGAGTTTCGGCACGACGCCCGTCGCGGGCACGCGAATCACGGCGACCACGTCGATCTTCTGCGCGGGCTTGAGGCGCGCGTTGTACGGCTCGTTCGTGTCGGCGCGGACGAAAGTGCCTTCGCTGACGTGGTTGACGTCCTTGACGTCGACCGCCGTGAACTTCAGGCCGTAGAGGTCGGTGTCTTGCTTGTTGGGGTTGTGCGCGGTGAAGCGCAGCACGAGAAGCTTCTCGTCCGCCTTCGGCACGATGGTGGTCGTGCCCATCACGAAGCGCGTCGTCGTGAAGCTCGCGCGTTGCAGCGTGATGTTGATCGGGCTTTGCTTGCCGATGGTGAAGGTCTGGCCGATCTTGGCGTTTTGCCCGTCGAGCTGCGTCGTGCCCATCACGGCGGGCGTGGTGGTCTTGGCGGGGGGGTTGGCGGCGAAGGCGGTGGTGGCGAGTGCGAGCGTCAAGGCGGGCAGAATGATTCGAACACGCATGGGATTCCTCCTGGCGACCTCTTCGGTCGTGATGACGCAACCTTAGTGGCCTCAGGGTGGCTGCACGATGTTGCGCGCCGAACTCGGCGTCTAAGCCGCTCGACGGATGCGGCGCGGCGAGAGTCTCGGTACGCTCGACGGGAAGGAGGGATCTATGCCTGGCACTGCGCGCGGCGCCGTCTTCGGCCTCGGGGACTGAGTTCCCCTCGAGTCCGTGAACAATTCATTCGCCGCGAACGCCTCGGTTCGCGAGCGCACGGTGAACTCGTGGGGAACGCGCTGGCCCGTCGCCTGCCGTTGCTCGTCGTGCCTTCGTGGCACGTTTCGCCGTGGAGTGTTTCATGTCGATGTCCCGTTCGTTCGATCGCCGTCCCTTCTTCGCCTTGCTCGTCGCCAACGCCTTGTCCTGGCACGGCTCGGCCGTCACGTCGCTCGCCGTGCCTTGGTTCGTTCTGCAAGGCACGAACAGCCCGACCTTGACCGGCGTCGTCGCGTTGTGCGGCCTGCTCGGAAGCGCGGCGTCCTTCGCGCTCGGCGGCCCCCTCGTCGACCGACTCGGTCACCGTGAGGCCAGCGTGCTCGCCGACTTGCTGAGCGCCGCCGCCGTCGCGGCGATGCCCGCGCTGTACGCTTCGGGGCACTTGTCGTTTCCGCTGCTCGCCGCCTTGACGTTCGCGCGCGCCGTGCTCGACGGCCCAGGCAACACGGCGCGCGCGAGCTTGCTGCCCGACTTGGCGCGTCAGGGCGGCTTGGAGTTGGAGCGCGCCAACACCCTCGGCGAAATCGCGGAAAGCGGCGCGGGCTGGACGGGTCCGCTGCTGGGCGGCGTGTTGATCGCCTCGCTCGGCGCGCACGCGGTGCTGTGGATCGACGCGGCGTCCTTCGTCGTGTCGGCGGCGCTCGTCGCCTTCGCCGTTCCCTCGAACCGCTCGCCTTTCCTCGTCGGTTCGAGGAGCGCCGCCGCCGATTTCTGGGGAGGTTGGCGCTTCTTGTGGGCCGACGGTCCTCTGCGCGTCATCTTCGGATCGAGCGTCGTGTTCAGCGCGCTCATGGCCGCCTTGTTCGCGGTGGTGCTGCCGGTCTTCGCACGCGGGGCGGGCGGCGCGGTCGGATTGGGCGCGGTCGTGTCCGCGTTCGGGCTCGGTTCGGTGCTGGGCTCCGTGGCGTTCGGACGGTTCGGGCACGCTTGGTCGAGGCGAACGACCTTCCTCGTGAGCGTGTGGGGCTTGTGCGGCATTTTCGTGGCGCTCGCGTGCTTCGCCGACCCGAGGGTCGTCGTCGCAGCTTGCTTCCTCGGCGGGTTGATCGCCGGACCGAACGGCCCGCTCATTCCGACGGTGCTGCAAGAGCGCACGCCCGACGCGTTGCGGGCGAGGGTCGTGGCGGCGTCGAGCGCGTTGACGCTCGTCGCGTCGCCGCTCGGCGTGCTGCTCGGAGGCGCCGCCTTGGAGCGCTGGTCTTTCTCCGCCACGCTCCTCGGCATGGCAATCGTGTTCGCGCTCGGCGTGCTGAGCGCGACGTTCGACGGCGGCTTGCGGGCAGTGGACGAGCCCGTCGCCCGTTGACGGCGTCGTTTCCGCTACGTGATGGCGTCGGTCGAGCTTTCCTGGAAGTGTCGGCCGAGGAAGTGCAGCAGCGCGTCGGGTTCCGAGAAGTAGCGCCGCCGAGGATCGTTCGGCAGCAGGACGGACGCGCGCCACACGGGGCGTGGGCCGTCGAACTCGTACCAGACGCGCAGCAGGTAGATGTCGTGCGTGGTGGACGCGAGGGGGAAACCGTATTCGTTCATGAGAGACCTCCGGCAGCGGGCGAACTCGCTTGACGCGACCGTAGCGCGCCTCGCGTGATTCCAGCCTGATCGGCGCCGCTCGGACTCGACCGCCGAGGTCCAGCTCCACGCGGCGGACGGGTGGAACGTGTCCTGGCGCGCCTCCAACCAAACTTGCGAAGCGCGAGGACGAAACGATTTCGTCCTCGCGCTTCATGTCCCCGTGGTCCGTGACGCTCGAACGAAGTCGGCGCGCGGCGTCTTCAGCGAGTCGACGCGGGAGGCGCCGCGAGATCCTCGACGGCGAGCGGTCGCAGGCGAGGCTGGTTCAAGAACGACGCGAGATAGGCGGGCGGCACGTCTTCACGGGCCGCTCGTTGCACCCAGGCGTGGAAGGCGTCGCGCGCCGCCGCGCCGAGTTCGGGTGATGTGGCGGCCGCGACTCGGGCGCGCACGTCGAGTTCCTCGGCGAGCGAGATGGTGCCCGCCGCGCCGATCTCGTCGCCGTTCGACCAGGAAGTCGCAGGCAAGTCGAGGGCGAGGCGAGCGGCGTTGAGGCGCACCTCGGCCGCCACGGCCACGCCGCGCAAGCCGTGCTCGCGCGCCTTCGCTCGCGTGTCTTCCAAGAGGCTGAGGCGATCTCGCGGCGGCAGGTGCGCCGCGCGCACGAGATCGAGCCGCGCCGTCCACCACACCGACACGTCTCCGACGCGCGCCGCCTCTCGAATGGCGGCGCGCGCTTCTTCGACGCAGCCGAGGTCGGTGAACAGGTGCGCGACGAGCACGCGCGGCTCGGGCAATTGATTCGCCGATGCGGGCAGCGACGCCAGCAGGGCGCGCGCGAGCGAGAGCGCCTCGTCGAAGGCGCCGAGCTCGGCGAGGAGCACGGCGCGCCACGCGTCGATCTCCGGTTGCCACAGCGCCGCGTGCATGATCTCGATCCCCTTCGCTTCGTCCAGCAGGCGAAGCGCGTGCGCGAAGCGACCCTCGGCGTGATCGCAGTGCGCCTCCGTCAGCCGCATGAAGACGCGTTGCGTCGCGTAGTCCGCGCCCGCGCGCACGTCCGTGCGCATGCGGTCCAGCGCGCCGCGCGCGGCGCGCACGTCACCGAGCATGACCTGCACGCTCGCCGACTTTTGCGCGCAACTGACCGCCGACTGCACGTCGCCCGAGCTGCGAAACAGCCTCTCGGCGGTCTCGACGTGCTGCAGCGCTTCGCGCGGTTGATGGCGAACGAGGTACAGCCCGTAGAGTTCGTGCGTCTTGGCGCGCAAGGACGTGTTGCCGTGCGTCTCGCCAATGGCCAGCATGCGGTCGAGCCACGCGGTGGGATTCGGAACGAAGCGCCGCAGGTAGCTAGCGAACACCAGCACTTCCAGCAAGTCCGCTTCCAAGCGCGGGTCGGCAGTCTGCTCCGCCCACGCCAAGCCCTGCTCGGCGAGTTCGGCGGCACGGTCCGCTTCGCCCGCCATGGTGAGGGCCGCGCTTTCCAGGCGATGCGCGATCGCGCGACGTCTCGGCGTGACGGCCCATTCGTGCAGGCGGCGAGCGAGTGCGCCGAGGTCCTCGGCGCGCTCCAGGTAAAACAACGCCTCGCCTTGGCGGTTCCACGCGTCGAAGGCCGCGTCCAACTCGCCCGCCGCCCAAAAGGCGTCGGCGGCTTCTCCGAGGTTCTCGGCGGCCGTGTCGCGCAGAAAGCGCGCGGCGGCGACTTCGGCGGCCTTCAAGAGCAGCGGCGCGGCGAGGGCGGGCTTGCCGCCTTCGAGCCAGTGGCGGGCGATGCGCGCGGGGTGCGCGCCGTGCCGCTCCAATGCGCGGGCGGCGCCGCGGTGCAGCAAGGGCCGCACGGACGACGGCACGCTTTGACGCACCGCCTCGGCGACGAGGTCGTGCGAGAAGCCGTCGCCGCGCACGATCTGCGCTCCCTCCAGCTCCTCCCACGCGCTCAAGAGGTCCAGCACGGGCGCGCCGAGCGTCTCGGCGATGAGTTCCACGTCGAAGTCGCGTTGCAGCACGGCGGCGGCCCGCGCTGCTTGTAGCGCGGGCGTCGATACCAGCCCGAGGCGCCGCTCGACGAGCTGACCGACTTTCGGAGGCAACGGCAGCCGTTCGGGCAGGTCCTCGGTGAGCTGGTTGGTCTGTATGAGGTGGCGAATCGTTTCCAGCAAGAAGAGCGGGTTGCCGCCGCTGTGCGCGCGCAAGCGGGCGCGAACGTCGGCGCGGCTCGGCACGCCGACGTCCGCCATGAGCGCGTCGAGGCCGTCCTCGCCGAGCGGTTCGACGTCGATCAGCACGCCCAGCCCTTCTTCCACGATCCGCAAGATGAGCGCCTCGCTCTCCGGCGCGACCTCGTCTCGGCGGTAGGTGACGAGCATCGGCGGCATCCGGCCCTGGCTGCCCGCCGGAGGCGGCTGCGTCCACATGAACACGCCGTCTTGATTCGAGTGGTAGTCGTAGAACTGCCAGTCGTCCACGAGCACGCACGCGAGGTGCCGCGTGCGCTCCAAGAAGAACACTTGCATGGCTTGGCGCAGGCGCAACACGTCGGCCTCGTCACGCAGCGGTTGCAGCGTCTCGTCGGGACGGGCGAGCTCGGGCACGACGCGCGACAGTTCCTTGCGCACCCACTCCGCGATCGGCACGTCCGGCCAGCGTTCCAGCACCAGCCTGACGTTGCGGGCGGAGGACGCGAACGGAACGTGCGCGTCGCCAGGACGGCCCGCGTACGTGAAGAACTCCCCTTTGCTGGCCGCGAATTCCTGCGCGAGGCGCGTCTTGCCCGCGCCGGGAGCGCCTCGCAGGTAGATGTACGGCACGGTGCCCCACGCGGCTTCCAAGCTCGCCCACTCCGCCTCACGTCCCACCAAGTTCGGAGGGCGCTGCACGGCGAGCGGCAAGGCGCTCGGCTTCACGACGTGCACGCTCGGCACGGTGCCCCGCTCGATCTGCGCGGCGAGCGCGGCGGTCTCCGGCAAGGGATCGGCGCCGAATTCGCGCCGCAGCACCTCGCGGCACTTGTGGTACGCCTTGAGGGCGGCGGCGCGGTCGCCGCGCAGGTAGTGCAGGCGCATGAGGCGTCGCCAAGCCTCTTCGGAAATCGGGTCGAGGTCCAGCAGGGCGCGCACGAGCACAGCCGCGTCGTCGAGCGCTCCGTCACGTTCGAGGCGGTCGGCTTCCGCGCGGCTCGCGTGCGCGCGCCACTCTGCCCAGCGTTCCTGCTCGGACAGCAGCCAGTCTTCAAGTTCAGGGCAATCGTCGTAGACGAGCCCGCCGAGAAGGCCGCCCGCGCGGTCGAGGAACTCCGCGTGACGTCCACGCGTGTAGAGGTCGCGCGCTTCGAGCGCGTCCACGACGAGATCGGCCGACAAGGTCAGGATGTCGGCGCCCGCGACCCACTCCTGCCCCGTGGCGAGGCGAAGCTTGCGTAGAAGTTGCGAGAGATTGTTCCTCGCCGTCGCTTCGGGCGAGGTGGGCCACAGCAATCCGACGAGGCGCGCGCGCGTCGTCGGGCCTTCGAGGGCGAGGTACGCCAGGCACGCGGCCGTCTTGCGCTCCACGGCGAGGCGCGCGCCGTCCGGACCTTCGAGGACGACCGGCTCGAACAGGTGAAACCGCCACGGCACGCTGTTCATGATGCTCTATGGTACCACCAACGTAAGAAGCGTTACACAAGTGACATGGACGAGGGCCGCCCCTCACGAACGAAGGGCGGCCCCGCCGAAGATGCTCACTTCACGACGGTGAACGGGCGAACCATGCCGAGCATGGCGTGCGGCGCGCCTTGATGCGTCGGGCTGGGAATGAAGCACAGCAGAATGTACTGCCCTTCGGTGAGGTTGAACTCGGCGTACTGCTGACGGCCCGCCGACATGCCTTGCGCGCCGCCCGCCGGGATGAAGGGCATCGGCCCCACCGGGTTCTTGAAGAACGCTTCGACGTCGGCCATCGTCTTGCCCGGCGCCATGCGCATGATGGCCATCTCGTGCGCCTCGGGGCCGGCGTTCACGATCTTCCACGTCTGCACGCCCGCCTTCACGGTGACGCCCTTGGGAAGCTCGATTCCGTAATCGAGGAGGCGCACGGTGAAGCTCGCCGTGGGCTC
Coding sequences:
- a CDS encoding tetratricopeptide repeat protein gives rise to the protein MTSSPTWRLQLVGAPRLTSSDGLERDLDGKPLAVLAYLALESNVTRSRLAGLLWPDRVESAARNNLVQLLRRMKSSFKTSLVLENDPLTLAPNVRVDVHEPVHVEYDAELLERVTFEELDLADWLAVQRERFDARRARLLAQAADAHEASGEFARAEELARRVLDLDALSEGAHRRVMRLAYLQGNVEEARAQYERLRAMLHDTLRTEPMPETLELAKLVERGDVTPNVPAVTADAAPRPRLLVGRSREWTAMEAAWQRGQFIILYGQPGMGKSALAEHFTASKGRVLWLEGRPGDALVPYTAAVRNLRRVLTRIEAPLPLDARRTLSFLLPELAPPGETPASSAAANLQDTIRFVFALGLHDVDVCLFDDIQYVDQASIEVGFDLIGVAFPLGRPGTLPHFVAVHREDGLPAATRAIFERLVTDGQAAWIHVPPLDARETRELLAALDVPEEVAQGLADASHGHPLFVLEGANALRQGSDFSASGVPPKLGQLLGDRLGRLPKVALQVARACAALKRDFTPELVSSVLSAPVLDVASAWSVLEDAGVLRDDRFHHDLVAEAVLTGTPASIRRLLHRGAARALEFEGAPPARVAWHWQEGGQTLQAAPWWSRAGEAARASLRFREAAAHYEAAARAYEASGDAKAFAEWLGRAEAIGMTDDASARQEAVNDVLERAGTPLERARGWHLQSELYASVSEGRRAETAARRGLRALDEQAEHAVVDAGPEEISLRANLLADLGAALWVQERLRDAEDALREAVARLEPLGDRGDLGANLSSLAVILDHQDRHREARGVHERACALLERLGEYGHLAVALRNLSVCLSELGDARAALNALRRVEALRESSSGEDAAFTLVLGLACADVGEYDEAVRYLERVEAFELDPTGWLRDYTRGCLGEVLTFLGAFEQAEAYLERALGACVPDVYRVRLLAARARLAFERGEPSAPHLERARTALGEAPRPLSLGRVRLVEALDADSAFARVAAEEALRVARQHELGGLEIAALSRLASALVRLGRFEEAAACAREAEERLETLEPSDVTRGEVFFTAFEARSGAGERDAWRSLERAERWLDDAASRVPPELRESFRTRPRVHGRMLAARRSGVTSEQ
- a CDS encoding cupin domain-containing protein, translating into MIRVQAGDRLDNPVTGERGVVIEAPSDTNGRRLIVEILVRPGGAVAGAHVHPAIDETFTVLRGHVGMLIGDKKMVAPLGEAVHCPAGTVHDWWNAGDEDAVIRAEITPGDRFLEMVINLFSLAQDGKTNKKGMPNLLQLVVFGEEFQDVVSFVGGPPKPVLKLMGAVLGPIARSLGYKGSYPEYVERIRRTPPISAHD
- a CDS encoding dipeptidase is translated as MPTSPPVFDGHNDVVQHLLEYREGGRDFLLRNPEGHLDLPRAREGGLIGGLFALMALPPRPPEDDLTITSSGYEVRLAPPLDPGGARAQVLAQLAALEHLERRAEGQLRIVRTSEQLAALDADGPLGMVVHLEGADAIDADFALLYDLHARGLRSLGLVWSRPNRFGHGVPFAYPRSPDTGPGLTPDGKALVRACNRLGVMIDVSHLNERGFWDVARLSDAPLVATHSNAHAVCPSTRNLTDDQLGAVRESEGVVGFNFAVNDVRPDAHLDPDTNVEVLVRHVDYLLSRLGVDGVALGSDFDGAVMPRAVADASHLPTLLNALRTFGYDEDTLGKLASGNWRRVLRRTWRDEA
- a CDS encoding DUF4352 domain-containing protein; its protein translation is MRVPIILPALTLALATTAFAANPPATAPAVMGTTQLDGQNAKIGQTFTIGKRDPINITLVSASYTTTRALLGTLTIVPKANEKLLVLRFTAHNPQKQDTDLYGLSFTAVDALDVNFSNEQTFVRAGTSTPFTGSIKPAQKVEVTAVIRVPASGVVPKLIVQRDADPVLRYDLRGVVQKLPVPFADPKDASGATALADGPAKMNVFYPVGRYDVKLEDVTFSGEAMNGRDAPSGKRLVLATLTIKNAGADEDTPGSGRFWPELVDADGEPVKYWLLAKGSRPEEATGRSLKPGEEYRVRLVFVAPQGVGLKSLVLREPNSHGLVFDLGGVK
- a CDS encoding DUF4352 domain-containing protein codes for the protein MRVRIILPALTLALATTAFAANPPAKTTTPAVMGTTQLDGQNAKIGQTFTIGKQSPINITLQRASFTTTRFVMGTTTIVPKADEKLLVLRFTAHNPNKQDTDLYGLKFTAVDVKDVNHVSEGTFVRADTNEPYNARLKPAQKIDVVAVIRVPATGVVPKLIVQRGDGLVLRYDLRGQATAVPAPFTDPKDTSGATALGDAPGALGKTYPVGRYDMTLESVAFSTEAMLGRTPPSGKRYVLATVVMKNLGADADSPSHYSFRSELLDADGEPVEFWLLAKGSRPEEAINRAVKPGEEYRVRLVFVAPEGVGLKSLVLREPNSHGLVFDLSAVK
- a CDS encoding MFS transporter, which gives rise to MSMSRSFDRRPFFALLVANALSWHGSAVTSLAVPWFVLQGTNSPTLTGVVALCGLLGSAASFALGGPLVDRLGHREASVLADLLSAAAVAAMPALYASGHLSFPLLAALTFARAVLDGPGNTARASLLPDLARQGGLELERANTLGEIAESGAGWTGPLLGGVLIASLGAHAVLWIDAASFVVSAALVAFAVPSNRSPFLVGSRSAAADFWGGWRFLWADGPLRVIFGSSVVFSALMAALFAVVLPVFARGAGGAVGLGAVVSAFGLGSVLGSVAFGRFGHAWSRRTTFLVSVWGLCGIFVALACFADPRVVVAACFLGGLIAGPNGPLIPTVLQERTPDALRARVVAASSALTLVASPLGVLLGGAALERWSFSATLLGMAIVFALGVLSATFDGGLRAVDEPVAR
- a CDS encoding BTAD domain-containing putative transcriptional regulator, yielding MNSVPWRFHLFEPVVLEGPDGARLAVERKTAACLAYLALEGPTTRARLVGLLWPTSPEATARNNLSQLLRKLRLATGQEWVAGADILTLSADLVVDALEARDLYTRGRHAEFLDRAGGLLGGLVYDDCPELEDWLLSEQERWAEWRAHASRAEADRLERDGALDDAAVLVRALLDLDPISEEAWRRLMRLHYLRGDRAAALKAYHKCREVLRREFGADPLPETAALAAQIERGTVPSVHVVKPSALPLAVQRPPNLVGREAEWASLEAAWGTVPYIYLRGAPGAGKTRLAQEFAASKGEFFTYAGRPGDAHVPFASSARNVRLVLERWPDVPIAEWVRKELSRVVPELARPDETLQPLRDEADVLRLRQAMQVFFLERTRHLACVLVDDWQFYDYHSNQDGVFMWTQPPPAGSQGRMPPMLVTYRRDEVAPESEALILRIVEEGLGVLIDVEPLGEDGLDALMADVGVPSRADVRARLRAHSGGNPLFLLETIRHLIQTNQLTEDLPERLPLPPKVGQLVERRLGLVSTPALQAARAAAVLQRDFDVELIAETLGAPVLDLLSAWEELEGAQIVRGDGFSHDLVAEAVRQSVPSSVRPLLHRGAARALERHGAHPARIARHWLEGGKPALAAPLLLKAAEVAAARFLRDTAAENLGEAADAFWAAGELDAAFDAWNRQGEALFYLERAEDLGALARRLHEWAVTPRRRAIAHRLESAALTMAGEADRAAELAEQGLAWAEQTADPRLEADLLEVLVFASYLRRFVPNPTAWLDRMLAIGETHGNTSLRAKTHELYGLYLVRHQPREALQHVETAERLFRSSGDVQSAVSCAQKSASVQVMLGDVRAARGALDRMRTDVRAGADYATQRVFMRLTEAHCDHAEGRFAHALRLLDEAKGIEIMHAALWQPEIDAWRAVLLAELGAFDEALSLARALLASLPASANQLPEPRVLVAHLFTDLGCVEEARAAIREAARVGDVSVWWTARLDLVRAAHLPPRDRLSLLEDTRAKAREHGLRGVAVAAEVRLNAARLALDLPATSWSNGDEIGAAGTISLAEELDVRARVAAATSPELGAAARDAFHAWVQRAAREDVPPAYLASFLNQPRLRPLAVEDLAAPPASTR